One Companilactobacillus heilongjiangensis genomic window, GATGTTAATGTTGAAGACTTTAATAATAGTTTCACACCCAGAGATTAATAATTCTCAGACACAACAATTTTTGATGCAAGGTGCAAAACTACAAGATGTTACTTGGCATCATGTCGAGGAATTAACAAAAATCGATATTAATAAAGAACAGGCGTTGCTACGTGATAGCGACCGAATAATTTTTCAATTCCCCCTCTATTGGTACGCTGCCCCAGAAGGACTTAAGCGCTGGGAAGACAAAGTACTGACACGTAATTTTGTTTACGGCGATGGCGACGATAATTTAGGTGACAAAGAGTTTGGAATTGTCGTAAGTACTGGTATGCCATTGAAAGAATTCCGTCGTGGTGGCAGTGAGAATATTACGATTGACGAAATTATGGCTCCATATCGCGCTATAGCTGATCGTGCAAAAATGCAGATTTTGCCAACCTTTACGATAGCTCAGTTTGGTTATTTGAATGACCAGGAGCAGATGCAATTATTGATCGATTATCAACGTTACCTGACACAAGAGTATCCAGATACGCTCAGCAGCCGTCAAAAATGGTTTGAAAGAGAATTTACTGACCGTTTTAAGAACTTTAACGATACTAGCTGTGCTGAATGTGAAACAATTTTAAATACGTTTATCCAACGCCGCGAAGACTTGGAACAATTGAAGAGTACTA contains:
- a CDS encoding NAD(P)H-dependent oxidoreductase — encoded protein: MLKTLIIVSHPEINNSQTQQFLMQGAKLQDVTWHHVEELTKIDINKEQALLRDSDRIIFQFPLYWYAAPEGLKRWEDKVLTRNFVYGDGDDNLGDKEFGIVVSTGMPLKEFRRGGSENITIDEIMAPYRAIADRAKMQILPTFTIAQFGYLNDQEQMQLLIDYQRYLTQEYPDTLSSRQKWFEREFTDRFKNFNDTSCAECETILNTFIQRREDLEQLKSTIGLIKQGEDE